The genome window CCGCTCCAGCTTGGTGTTGATGGATTTTGTCGATGTGGTTGTGCATCTGTTCCGTCCCGAAGCGCTCGAATTTTATTCGCTGGAAAAACTATGGGCCGATGCCGTCACCTTCCGGATAGAGGACTCTGTTGAGGAAAAATCATGAACCCGCAGGAATATATTCGCAGTCAAATTCAGAGCGCGCTCGCTAAGTTGGCGATCCCCGTCAGCGACATCAA of bacterium contains these proteins:
- a CDS encoding ribosome silencing factor, with protein sequence RSSLVLMDFVDVVVHLFRPEALEFYSLEKLWADAVTFRIEDSVEEKS